In Solanum pennellii chromosome 3, SPENNV200, a single window of DNA contains:
- the LOC107012682 gene encoding U-box domain-containing protein 5-like isoform X1, producing MWIDSAEVSETPQFHHDIKVHHLMCMELIQFVTRVSVLLPEIEAVRPGCSGTEALCRLNNEIDKVKTLNQHCSESSKLYLAFTGDTILSRCKKSRNMFEKSLNQVQNMVPVSLASEISQLIAELRGAIFSVHPSEEEAGKVIKELLHRYVNTTDSAEEYAFEAIQVAMWKLHITSLKALSIEKRSIKEMMDRVGEGETTKRRILSIFLKLLNKHGKSIVTEQIHKEDSYPFYNQCEVNSIRDVNLAVLK from the exons ATGTGGATTGATTCTGCTGAAGTAAGTGAGACACCTCAATTTCATCATGATATTAAG GTGCATCATCTAATGTGCATGGAACTAATTCAGTTTGTAACTAGAGTTTCGGTATTACTTCCTGAAATTGAAGCAGTCCGTCCTGGATGCTCCGGAACAGAGGCACTTtgtcggttgaacaatgaaattGACAAAGTCAAGACACTAAATCAACATTGCAGTGAATCTAGTAAGCTATACTTG GCATTCACAGGAGATACTATACTCTCACGATGTAAGAAATCAAGAAACATGTTTGAGAAAAGCTTAAACCAGGTGCAAAATATGGTTCCAGTATCGCTGGCTTCCGAG ATATCACAACTGATTGCTGAACTAAGGGGTGCGATATTCAGCGTGCACCCATCTGAAGAGGAGGCAGGGAAGGTTATAAAGGAATTACTTCATCGGTATGTCAACACAACAGATTCGGCTGAAGAATATGCCTTCGAGGCAATTCAAGTTGCTATGTGGAAGCTTCATATCACATCTCTAAAAGCTCTTTCAATTGAAAAAAGATCCATAAAAGAGATGATGGATAGAGTTGGCGAGGGTGAAACAACGAAAAGGAGGATCTTATCGATATTTCTTAAGCTCCTTAATAAGCATGGAAAATCAATTGTGACAGAGCAAATTCATAAGGAAGACTCTTACCCATTTTACAATCAGTGTGAAGTGAACTCTATTAGAGATGTCAACTTGGCGGTGCTGAAGTAG
- the LOC107012682 gene encoding U-box domain-containing protein 5-like isoform X2, with protein sequence MCMELIQFVTRVSVLLPEIEAVRPGCSGTEALCRLNNEIDKVKTLNQHCSESSKLYLAFTGDTILSRCKKSRNMFEKSLNQVQNMVPVSLASEISQLIAELRGAIFSVHPSEEEAGKVIKELLHRYVNTTDSAEEYAFEAIQVAMWKLHITSLKALSIEKRSIKEMMDRVGEGETTKRRILSIFLKLLNKHGKSIVTEQIHKEDSYPFYNQCEVNSIRDVNLAVLK encoded by the exons ATGTGCATGGAACTAATTCAGTTTGTAACTAGAGTTTCGGTATTACTTCCTGAAATTGAAGCAGTCCGTCCTGGATGCTCCGGAACAGAGGCACTTtgtcggttgaacaatgaaattGACAAAGTCAAGACACTAAATCAACATTGCAGTGAATCTAGTAAGCTATACTTG GCATTCACAGGAGATACTATACTCTCACGATGTAAGAAATCAAGAAACATGTTTGAGAAAAGCTTAAACCAGGTGCAAAATATGGTTCCAGTATCGCTGGCTTCCGAG ATATCACAACTGATTGCTGAACTAAGGGGTGCGATATTCAGCGTGCACCCATCTGAAGAGGAGGCAGGGAAGGTTATAAAGGAATTACTTCATCGGTATGTCAACACAACAGATTCGGCTGAAGAATATGCCTTCGAGGCAATTCAAGTTGCTATGTGGAAGCTTCATATCACATCTCTAAAAGCTCTTTCAATTGAAAAAAGATCCATAAAAGAGATGATGGATAGAGTTGGCGAGGGTGAAACAACGAAAAGGAGGATCTTATCGATATTTCTTAAGCTCCTTAATAAGCATGGAAAATCAATTGTGACAGAGCAAATTCATAAGGAAGACTCTTACCCATTTTACAATCAGTGTGAAGTGAACTCTATTAGAGATGTCAACTTGGCGGTGCTGAAGTAG
- the LOC107013129 gene encoding uncharacterized protein LOC107013129, with amino-acid sequence MSNLSKLEFVALDISGKNYLSWVLDAEIHLAAKGLDATITQGNEASSQDKAKAMIFLRHHLDEGLKIEYLTVKDPLELWTDLKGRYDHLKATVLPRARYEWMHLRFQDFKTVIEYNSAVFRITSQLKLCGETIKDEDMLEKTLTTFHASNVILQQQYREKGFQKYSELISCLLVAEQHNALLMKNHEARPTGAAPLPEANVVEARDQSEVKRDDHRGYNNARGRGKDKRRYTNRQGGGHNKRENNMSSQNNPSKSNCRRCGMKGHWKNECRTHEHFVRLYQNSFKKKGNKSGASSSNARAESHMTLKDDDKPGTSQKYDKDVEANLALKDDVFDGLGDITHMEVDDFFGDRN; translated from the coding sequence atgtCGAATTTATCCAAACTTGAGTTTGTGGCATTAGATATTTCTGGAAAGAATTATCTTTCATGGGTACTCGATGCTGAGATTCACTTGGCTGCTAAAGGTCTTGATGCCACTATTACTCAGGGAAATGAAGCATCGAGTCAAGATAAGGCGAAGGCTATGATTTTCCTTCGTCATCATCTTGATGAGGGCCTGAAGATTGAATATCTGACGGTAAAAGATCCACTTGAGTTGTGGACTGATTTAAAGGGGAGGTATGACCACCTAAAGGCAACAGTGTTGCCAAGAGCTCGTTATGAGTGGATGCATTTACGGTTTCAAGATTTTAAGACCGTAATTGAATACAACTCTGCTGTATTCAGGATAACCTCCCAGTTAAAATTATGTGGGGAGACTATAAAAGATGAGGACATGTTGGAAAAGACACTTACTACTTTCCATGCCTCAAATGTGATATTGCAGCAGCAATATCGTGAAAAGGGTTTTCAGAAATATTCTGAACTAATCTCATGTCTTTTGGTGGCTGAGCAACATAATgctcttttaatgaaaaatcatgaagctCGTCCCACTGGAGCTGCTCCATTACCGGAGGCAAATGTGGTGGAAGCACGTGATCAATCTGAAGTAAAAAGAGATGATCATCGGGGCTATAATAATGCACGGGGACGTGGCAAAGATAAAAGACGATACACTAATCGTCAAGGTGGTGGTCATAATAAAAGGGAGAACAACATGAGTTCTCAAAATAACCCCTCAAAAAGTAATTGTCGTCGTTGTGGCATGAAAGGCCATTGGAAGAATGAATGTCGCACACATGAGCATTTTGTAAGGCTCTATCAAAATTCCtttaaaaagaaaggaaataaaagtggtGCTTCCTCTTCCAATGCTCGAGCTGAGTCACATATGACTCTTAAAGATGATGATAAGCCGGGAACATCTCAGAAATATGATAAGGATGTTGAAGCAAATTTGGCTTTAAAGGATGATGTTTTTGATGGCCTTGGTGACATTACTCATATGGAAGTTGATGACTTCTTTGGAGATCGAAACTGA
- the LOC107012416 gene encoding U-box domain-containing protein 5-like, which yields MWSGSAEVSETPQSYRAIKVHHLMCMKLFQFITRVSVLLPEIEAARPGCSSGREALCRVNIEIDIAKTLCQRCTESSKLYLALTGDSILSRCEKSRNLFKQSLSQVQNQVPVSLAAEISQLIAELSGVVFSLDPSEEEAGKVLKELLSRYANTTDSAEEHDFEAIQVAIWKLHITSLKALSIEKGSIKKLLERVGEGETSKRRILSIFLKLLNKHGKSIVTEQTENGSLQQEDSYQCEANSRLGCRLDDAEMDVLRSSLPPDEFKCPLSLRLMYEPVVIASGRTYERFQILKWFAEGNDTCPTTRRKLANLSLTPNHTMKDLISRWSATHGLSIPDPSMEASGAHLLKSRCSSITSLSSSMNNLLLPSFSNLSHESSDAGQVSYAKKLSNFDAISEESNDSIHKVQFQDMDLNPLTRLSSLSWGSQCILVGKISNIFKYSDQACNWTSFEDFVPAMIRFVKDAHDLNDLNSQKLGCLSLSSVLQKCRSSLAYLNDDTFALLVSFLGTEVSKEALSVLKVLSCHQYCQQKIMASDALTPILKMLDDQNRELHEPAIKMLCNLSRNSIIVSFITLSDVIPKLIPFLEDKALARDTLIILNNLCITEVATASVAETDGCIPSVVKLLDTDSLEDQEHAVSLLLSLCSQCIQYCRLVIHTDGRVFSDLANIYANGSSNGKVMALKLLSLFNNNGESSAADVDISKGSTVDYAQRKSSSKVPGLLRKLFSKQGSVAKSKK from the exons ATGTGGAGTGGTTCTGCTGAAGTAAGTGAGACGCCGCAATCTTATCGTGCTATTAAG GTGCATCATCTAATGTGCATGAAGCTATTTCAGTTTATAACTAGAGTTTCAGTATTACTTCCTGAAATTGAAGCAGCACGTCCTGGATGCTCTTCCGGAAGAGAGGCACTTTGCCGGGTGAACATTGAAATTGACATAGCCAAGACACTGTGTCAGCGTTGCACTGAATCTAGTAAACTATACTTG GCGCTAACAGGAGATTCCATACTTTCAAGATGTGAGAAATCAAGAAACTTGTTTAAGCAAAGCTTAAGCCAGGTGCAAAATCAGGTTCCAGTATCACTGGCTGCAGAG ATTTCACAACTGATCGCTGAACTGAGTGGTGTGGTATTCAGCTTGGACCCATCTGAAGAGGAGGCAGGGAAGGTCCTAAAGGAATTACTTAGCCGATATGCAAATACAACAGATTCAGCTGAAGAACATGACTTTGAGGCAATTCAAGTTGCTATATGGAAGCTTCATATCACATCTCTAAAAGCTCTTTCAATTGAGAAAGGATCTATAAAAAAACTTCTGGAGAGAGTTGGTGAGGGTGAGACATCAAAAAGGAGGATCTTATCGATATTTCTGAAGCTCCTTAATAAGCATGGAAAATCAATTGTGACAGAGCAAACAGAGAATGGCTCTCTTCAGCAGGAAGACTCTTACCAATGTGAAGCGAACTCTCGTTTGGGATGTCGACTTGATGATGCTGAAATGGACGTTCTGAGGAGCTCTCTACCTCCGGATGAGTTTAAATGTCCTTTGTCTTTGAGATTGATGTATGAGCCCGTTGTAATTGCATCTGGAAGAACATATGAAAGATTTCAGATCCTGAAATGGTTTGCTGAAGGTAATGATACATGTCCAACAACTAGAAGGAAATTGGCTAACTTATCTTTGACTCCGAATCACACAATGAAGGACCTAATATCAAGGTGGAGTGCAACACATGGACTTAGCATTCCCGACCCCAGCATGGAGGCTTCAGGGGCTCACTTGTTGAAATCTCGTTGTAGTTCGATCACTAGCTTGAGCAGCTCAATGAATAATCTACTTCTTCCCAGCTTCAGCAATTTATCTCATGAATCTTCAGATGCTGGTCAAGTGTCCTATGCTAAGAAACTAAGCAACTTCGATGCGATATCAGAGGAAAGCAATGACAGTATTCACAAAGTTCAATTTCAAGATATGGACCTGAATCCTTTAACCAGGCTCAGTTCACTTTCCTGGGGATCACAATGCATCTTGGTCGGAAAAATTAGTAACATTTTCAAATATAGCGATCAAGCTTGCAATTGGACGTCATTCGAGGATTTTGTTCCAGCAATGATTAGATTTGTGAAAGATGCACATGATTTAAATGATCTAAATTCCCAAAAACTGGGATGTCTATCATTATCAAGTGTTCTGCAGAAATGCAG GAGCAGTTTGGCATATTTGAATGACGACACTTTTGCACTTCTGGTATCATTTCTTGGAACGGAGGTTTCCAAAGAAGCCCTTTCTGTATTGAAGGTGTTGTCCTGCCATCAATATTGTCAACAAAAAATTATGGCTTCGGATGCTCTGACTCCCATTCTAAAGATGCTTGATGACCAGAACAGAGAATTGCACGAACCAGCCATCAAAATGTTATGTAACTTGTCCAGAAACAGCATAATTGTTTCCTTCATAACACTTTCAGATGTCATTCCGAAGTTGATCCCTTTTCTAGAAGATAAAGCTCTAGCCAGAGACACtcttattattttgaataatctGTGCATCACTGAAGTTGCTACAGCTTCCGTAGCTGAGACAGATGGATGCATTCCTTCAGTTGTGAAGCTACTCGACACTGATAGTCTCGAGGATCAGGAGCATGCAGTGTCTCTCCTTCTGTCTTTGTGCTCTCAATGCATTCAGTACTGTCGTCTTGTCATCCACACGGATGGACGAGTCTTTTCTGATCTTGCCAATATATATGCCAACGGAAGTAGCAACGGGAAGGTAATGGCTTTGAAGTTACTGAGCCTGTTTAATAATAATGGAGAATCATCAGCTGCAGATGTTGACATTTCTAAAGGCTCTACCGTTGACTATGCTCAGCGAAAGTCGAGTTCAAAGGTACCAGGATTACTCCGGAAGTTATTTTCGAAACAAGGTTCTGTtgctaaaagtaaaaaatag